A DNA window from Desulfobacterales bacterium contains the following coding sequences:
- a CDS encoding PHP domain-containing protein: protein MDTVNKIQFEKPDIHELNRAYTVADLHFHTHYSDGVNSVHDIARQAEALGIGIAITDHNDIQGAVEIDKCKRILSIPGIEITSREGSHLLVYFYDVPSLKAFYREDLKPYMGNGVMSSTLLEMEDIIRRARRFKTVIMFPHPYCAAYTGVCNLQFPKERLERLFHMADGVEVINAGNINKWNLQCAVLGFNLGKGIVGGSDGHSLPHMGRALTYAECNRTRKGLLDAIRKKQTKVIGKEMPFIRKVTSNSRKLKKNLRHYPDLMEKNLRYGCTLINAKSRTFRDNVMRSINERLEKVG, encoded by the coding sequence ATGGACACAGTCAACAAAATCCAGTTCGAAAAACCGGATATTCACGAGCTTAACCGCGCCTATACCGTGGCGGATCTTCATTTTCACACCCATTATTCCGACGGCGTCAATTCCGTCCATGACATCGCGCGGCAGGCCGAAGCGCTAGGCATCGGCATCGCCATTACCGACCACAACGATATTCAGGGCGCGGTTGAAATCGACAAATGCAAACGCATCCTGAGTATTCCCGGAATAGAAATCACCTCCAGGGAAGGCTCCCACCTGCTGGTTTATTTTTACGATGTTCCCAGCCTGAAGGCCTTTTACCGGGAGGATCTCAAGCCGTACATGGGAAACGGGGTGATGAGTTCGACCCTCCTTGAAATGGAGGATATCATTCGGCGGGCGCGCCGGTTTAAAACCGTAATCATGTTTCCGCACCCTTATTGCGCCGCCTATACGGGGGTCTGCAATCTGCAATTCCCCAAAGAGCGGCTGGAGCGGCTGTTTCACATGGCCGACGGGGTCGAGGTCATCAATGCCGGGAATATTAACAAGTGGAACCTGCAATGCGCGGTGCTCGGATTCAACCTCGGCAAGGGCATCGTGGGCGGCAGCGACGGCCATTCGCTGCCCCATATGGGCCGTGCCCTGACCTACGCCGAATGCAACAGAACCCGAAAAGGGTTGCTGGACGCCATTCGAAAAAAACAGACCAAGGTCATCGGCAAGGAAATGCCCTTTATTCGAAAAGTCACGTCCAACAGCCGGAAACTCAAAAAGAATTTAAGGCATTACCCGGATCTGATGGAAAAAAATCTCCGGTACGGCTGCACTCTCATCAACGCCAAGTCCCGAACCTTTCGGGATAACGTGATGCGAAGCATCAACGAGCGGCTGGAAAAAGTGGGATAG
- a CDS encoding UPF0175 family protein — protein sequence MPLQLDVNDDIRDALRIPPAEQESRLRRELALRLYEKGLLSLGKARQLAGMGKWDFLLLLGQEEICRQYDEKDIDRDLSTLDHLP from the coding sequence ATGCCCCTTCAGCTGGACGTTAATGACGACATACGAGATGCGTTGCGCATCCCTCCGGCAGAGCAGGAAAGCCGGCTTCGCAGGGAACTCGCTTTGAGGCTGTATGAAAAAGGCCTGCTTTCTCTTGGAAAAGCCCGGCAGCTAGCCGGAATGGGAAAATGGGATTTTCTGTTGCTGCTGGGCCAAGAGGAAATTTGCAGACAATACGATGAAAAAGACATAGATCGCGACCTTTCCACGCTGGACCATCTCCCATGA
- the lexA gene encoding transcriptional repressor LexA: protein MPTELPPKQRQLLEYLRRAISRAGKAPSLRKAAGDLGVSHAAVAQGLNTLEEKGYIKRDGRYSRNIYVLNRLQQPEGLQRWQEVPIIGRVTAGLPMYAQQAWDGSVVIDAHVFGRQQLFALRIKGDSMIAAGIYNGDLAICEPRQYAQNREIIVALIHGEEATVKRFFLHTDHIELRPENPRYAPMRYPFSAVLIQGKVIGIHRGPEVMEAV, encoded by the coding sequence ATGCCCACGGAGTTACCCCCCAAGCAACGGCAACTGCTCGAATACCTGCGCCGGGCGATCTCGCGCGCCGGAAAAGCGCCCAGCCTTCGGAAGGCCGCCGGGGATCTCGGCGTCAGCCACGCGGCCGTGGCCCAGGGTTTGAATACCCTGGAAGAAAAAGGGTATATCAAGCGGGACGGGCGATACAGCCGCAATATTTACGTCTTAAACCGCCTGCAACAACCGGAGGGGCTGCAACGCTGGCAGGAAGTGCCCATCATCGGCCGGGTGACGGCCGGTCTTCCCATGTACGCCCAGCAGGCGTGGGACGGCAGCGTGGTGATTGATGCCCATGTTTTCGGCAGGCAGCAGTTGTTCGCGCTTCGCATCAAGGGGGATTCCATGATAGCGGCGGGCATTTACAACGGGGATCTGGCCATTTGCGAGCCGCGCCAATACGCGCAAAACCGGGAAATCATCGTGGCCCTCATTCACGGTGAGGAAGCCACGGTCAAGCGCTTTTTTCTTCATACGGACCATATCGAGCTGCGGCCCGAAAATCCCCGGTATGCGCCCATGCGTTATCCCTTTTCAGCGGTGCTGATTCAGGGCAAGGTCATCGGTATTCACCGGGGCCCTGAGGTCATGGAGGCCGTTTAA
- a CDS encoding DUF72 domain-containing protein, with product MAGKKLDPNKRRLWIGTSGYSYPEWIEAGFYPPETKSAHMLNIYAHRFPVTELNYTWYQLPKADALLRMQNLVPAEFRFAAKLTRTLTHEVDSTQWRTQAARYRDGIAPLVQSGQLMAVLVQLAPGFERSRENRQYLAALLDELAGLPLAVEFRHRSWIQPRVFEELSRRQVAVVAVDEPTLPHLLPPLNVLTSPNLFYIRFHGRNTAGWRSGHMQKKFDYRYSDAELAEWIERFIAPMAKQAKNGLLFFNNHVRGQAPQNAETLTRLLVRQGFEVMPPPHATRLS from the coding sequence ATGGCCGGGAAAAAATTGGACCCGAACAAACGCCGCCTGTGGATCGGCACCAGCGGCTATTCGTATCCCGAGTGGATTGAAGCCGGATTTTATCCGCCCGAAACCAAATCCGCGCACATGTTGAATATCTATGCGCATCGCTTTCCCGTCACGGAGCTTAACTACACCTGGTATCAACTGCCCAAGGCGGACGCCTTGCTGCGCATGCAGAATCTCGTGCCGGCCGAATTCCGCTTCGCGGCCAAGCTGACCCGGACCCTGACCCACGAGGTGGACTCAACCCAGTGGCGCACGCAAGCCGCCCGGTACCGGGACGGCATCGCCCCGCTGGTCCAGTCCGGGCAATTAATGGCCGTTCTGGTTCAACTCGCGCCGGGCTTTGAGCGCAGCCGGGAAAACCGCCAATACTTGGCGGCCCTTCTGGACGAGCTGGCGGGATTGCCGCTGGCCGTCGAATTCCGGCACCGGTCCTGGATTCAACCGCGGGTGTTTGAGGAGCTTTCCCGGCGCCAAGTGGCCGTGGTGGCCGTGGACGAACCGACGCTGCCGCACCTGTTGCCGCCTCTGAATGTGCTCACCAGCCCGAATCTGTTTTACATACGGTTTCACGGCCGAAACACCGCCGGCTGGCGATCGGGCCATATGCAAAAAAAATTCGATTATCGTTACAGCGATGCGGAGCTGGCCGAATGGATCGAACGATTCATTGCGCCGATGGCGAAACAGGCGAAAAACGGCCTTCTTTTTTTCAACAACCATGTGCGGGGCCAGGCCCCTCAAAACGCCGAGACCCTGACCCGTCTTTTGGTCCGGCAAGGGTTC